Proteins encoded within one genomic window of Bacteroides sedimenti:
- a CDS encoding carbohydrate porin gives MKRKNPLLLLTLGIFSICNSSISAQNTAKEKDDAFSFEASYVGDLINNFSGGIKTGLSYLGMANLHVGFDTEKAGLWKGGELHLNAANTHGATPSADMLGDMQVISNIEAGDHTFLQELWYKQKLGKVELTLGLQDLNVEFANSEYGSLFLNSSFGILPVISTNFSAPIFPLTTLGVTAKWGLSDKFALLGAVYDGNPTDFEFNPYNIKWRLSSGDGVLAITELQYCTTVNSQPGIYKLGAYSHNHRLRNVGETDSPNYNLVGFYAYGDQKVWEKNHQSIGLFAQLGYSPSDVSINNTYVGLGANYTGLFTRKGDDALGLAFAHQHFTNELKSETTVELTYRCQLTEKIFIQPDIQYIINPAGTGVTLDNCFTGNVRFGLNF, from the coding sequence ATGAAAAGAAAAAATCCCTTATTGCTTCTCACATTAGGTATATTTTCAATCTGCAATTCATCTATATCTGCACAGAACACGGCAAAAGAAAAAGATGATGCTTTTAGTTTCGAAGCCTCATACGTTGGCGATCTTATTAATAATTTTTCTGGAGGGATAAAAACCGGTTTATCCTATTTGGGTATGGCAAATCTCCATGTGGGATTCGATACAGAGAAAGCCGGACTCTGGAAGGGAGGAGAGCTTCATTTGAACGCAGCCAATACTCATGGAGCAACTCCTTCGGCCGATATGCTGGGAGATATGCAGGTAATATCGAATATTGAGGCTGGTGATCACACATTCCTTCAGGAACTTTGGTACAAGCAGAAATTGGGTAAGGTTGAACTTACTCTTGGCTTGCAGGACTTAAATGTTGAATTTGCCAATTCAGAATACGGATCACTCTTTTTGAACAGCTCGTTTGGCATATTACCAGTTATATCAACAAACTTCTCGGCTCCAATCTTTCCACTCACCACATTGGGCGTTACTGCCAAATGGGGGCTTTCAGATAAATTCGCCTTATTAGGTGCCGTATACGACGGAAACCCTACCGATTTTGAATTCAATCCTTATAATATAAAATGGCGCTTGTCATCAGGCGATGGTGTTCTGGCCATCACTGAACTTCAGTACTGTACCACGGTAAACTCTCAACCGGGCATTTATAAGCTGGGGGCTTATTCTCACAATCATAGATTGAGAAATGTAGGAGAAACAGATTCTCCAAACTATAATCTAGTGGGCTTCTATGCTTATGGTGATCAGAAGGTATGGGAGAAAAATCATCAGAGTATTGGCTTGTTTGCGCAATTGGGATATAGCCCGTCTGACGTGAGTATCAATAATACTTATGTGGGACTGGGTGCCAATTACACCGGATTATTTACCCGCAAGGGAGATGATGCTTTAGGGCTGGCCTTTGCTCATCAGCACTTTACAAACGAATTAAAAAGTGAAACGACGGTAGAACTTACTTATCGGTGCCAGCTGACGGAAAAAATATTTATCCAACCAGATATTCAGTATATAATAAACCCGGCAGGAACAGGCGTTACATTAGATAACTGCTTTACAGGGAATGTGCGTTTTGGTCTCAACTTTTAA
- a CDS encoding hemerythrin domain-containing protein, translating into MDSQLKYKETDKMSDLICENYTLLQVMSRFGLSLGFGDKTVKEVCMLNQVDYRTFLAVVNFIDEGYLRMDDAFKNLSITSIMNYLKQAHIYFLEFNFPSIRLKLMQAIGTSEDNVASLILKFYDDYVNEVRKHMDYEDRVVFKYVDSLLKGELPTNYSISVFSKKHTQIETKLTELKNIIIKYYPATANNNLLNAALFDIFSCEKDLESHCRVEDYLFVPEVLKLVKKLSDRDE; encoded by the coding sequence ATGGACAGTCAGTTGAAATATAAAGAGACGGATAAGATGAGTGATCTCATCTGTGAGAATTATACACTTTTGCAGGTGATGAGCCGGTTTGGCCTTTCATTGGGTTTTGGAGATAAAACAGTGAAAGAGGTTTGCATGCTTAATCAGGTAGACTACCGCACTTTCCTGGCCGTGGTTAACTTTATAGACGAAGGCTATTTACGCATGGATGATGCGTTCAAAAATTTGTCCATTACCTCGATAATGAACTATCTTAAGCAGGCTCATATCTATTTTCTTGAATTTAATTTTCCTTCTATCCGGTTGAAGCTTATGCAGGCGATAGGGACTTCAGAAGATAACGTTGCATCGTTGATTCTGAAGTTTTATGACGATTATGTAAACGAGGTACGCAAACATATGGACTATGAAGATAGAGTGGTGTTTAAGTATGTTGATTCGCTGCTGAAAGGCGAATTGCCCACGAACTATTCTATAAGTGTTTTCTCGAAGAAACATACCCAAATAGAAACTAAGCTGACAGAACTGAAGAACATCATCATCAAATACTATCCGGCAACTGCGAATAATAATTTGCTTAACGCCGCACTGTTTGATATTTTTTCATGTGAAAAGGATCTCGAATCTCATTGCCGGGTGGAAGATTATTTGTTTGTTCCCGAAGTACTGAAACTGGTAAAGAAACTGTCGGATAGAGATGAGTAA
- a CDS encoding GAF domain-containing protein: MAESLKIVNGTKDEIYTSLIPQIKALVEDEEDLIANLSNMVAALKHAFDFFWVGVYLVKGDNLVLGPFQGPIACTRIRYGRGVCGTAWKEARTLVVPDVDAFPGHIACSSLSRSEIVVPLKKNGVIWGVLDIDSAELNTFDEVDKKHLEHLASLLENLFLSILL, from the coding sequence ATGGCTGAGTCATTGAAAATAGTGAATGGAACAAAGGATGAAATCTATACATCCCTGATTCCGCAGATAAAAGCATTGGTGGAAGACGAAGAAGATTTGATAGCAAACCTTTCTAATATGGTAGCTGCCCTGAAGCACGCATTTGACTTTTTCTGGGTAGGAGTCTATCTGGTTAAGGGAGATAATTTGGTGTTGGGCCCGTTTCAAGGACCGATAGCATGCACGCGCATCCGTTATGGAAGAGGAGTATGCGGCACTGCCTGGAAAGAAGCGCGTACACTGGTGGTACCTGATGTGGATGCCTTTCCGGGACACATTGCCTGTAGTTCGCTTTCACGCTCGGAGATAGTGGTTCCCCTGAAGAAAAACGGGGTTATCTGGGGAGTTCTTGATATTGATAGTGCCGAGCTGAATACATTTGACGAGGTGGATAAGAAACATCTGGAGCATCTGGCGTCGCTGCTCGAGAACCTGTTTTTATCTATATTACTTTAG
- a CDS encoding ferritin-like domain-containing protein — protein MGKEAIKVSSVDVDKLLAMLNGALSEEWLAYYQYWIGSRLMVGPMRSEIEPELLLHANQELGHALLVVGRIIQLGGTPVLNPNEWSKLARCSYEEPSDPYIEVILEQNLRGERCAIHRYQEIASFTDGKDHATHQMAVQILNEELEHENDIEEWLTDIDRMKEEWKKIRM, from the coding sequence ATGGGGAAAGAAGCAATTAAAGTCTCATCTGTCGATGTAGATAAACTTTTGGCGATGTTAAATGGAGCCCTCTCAGAGGAGTGGCTTGCCTATTATCAGTACTGGATTGGATCAAGATTAATGGTGGGCCCGATGAGAAGTGAGATAGAGCCCGAATTGCTATTGCATGCCAATCAAGAGCTGGGTCATGCCCTTTTAGTGGTCGGCAGGATTATACAACTTGGCGGAACACCGGTTCTAAATCCAAACGAATGGAGTAAATTGGCCAGGTGTTCCTATGAGGAGCCTTCGGATCCTTACATTGAGGTAATTCTGGAACAAAACTTAAGAGGAGAGAGATGTGCTATCCACAGATATCAAGAAATTGCCAGTTTCACAGATGGAAAAGATCACGCAACTCACCAAATGGCAGTTCAGATCCTAAATGAAGAGCTGGAACATGAAAATGACATTGAAGAGTGGCTTACTGATATTGACAGGATGAAAGAGGAATGGAAAAAGATCAGAATGTAA
- a CDS encoding Tex family protein — protein MELFYTMISTALNIAVKQVKNTLSLLSEGATIPFISRYRKEATGGLDEVQIGNIKEQYDKLSELKKRKETIISTIEEQGKLTPELSKRIENCWDSTELEDIYLPYKPKRKTRAEVARQKGLEPLATLLMLQRESNLSARAEAFVKGEVKDAEDALKGARDIIAEQVNEDERARNQVRNQFARQGVITAKVVKGKEEEAAKYKDYFDFSEPLKRCTSHRLLAIRRAEAEGLLKVSISPEDEECIDRLERMFVRSNNACGEQVAEAVKDGYKRLLKPSIETEFSAASKETADAEAIRVFAENLRQLLLAAPLGQRRVLGVDPGYRTGCKLVCLDAQGNLVHNETIYPHPPQNERSMAAKKVVKLVEAYDIQAIAIGNGTASRETETFITSLRFDREVQVFVVSENGASIYSASKTARDEFPEYDVTVRGAVSIGRRLMDPLAELVKIDPKSIGVGQYQHDVDQTKLKKSLDQTVENCVNQVGVNLNTASTHLLTYISGLGPQLAQNIVSYRAENGAFTSRKQLMKVPRMGAKAFEQCAGFLRIPQAENPLDNSAVHPESYHIVQQMAKDLKCTVEELINSKELRAQIKPERYVTDTVGMPTLNDIMQELEKPGRDPRQTIQVFEFDKNVRTINDLREGMVLPGIVTNITNFGCFVDVGIKENGLVHISQLADRFVSDPNQVVSIHQYVMVRVESVDVARKRVQLSMKGIEQKLN, from the coding sequence ATGGAGCTATTTTACACGATGATATCCACGGCGCTCAACATCGCCGTAAAGCAGGTAAAGAACACACTGTCACTTCTTTCCGAAGGAGCCACCATCCCTTTCATCAGCCGGTACAGAAAAGAGGCTACCGGCGGTCTGGACGAGGTTCAGATTGGAAACATCAAGGAGCAGTACGATAAGCTCAGCGAACTGAAAAAGCGCAAGGAAACCATCATAAGCACCATCGAGGAACAGGGAAAACTAACTCCGGAACTCAGCAAGAGAATTGAGAATTGCTGGGACTCTACCGAGCTGGAAGACATCTACCTGCCCTACAAACCCAAGCGGAAAACCCGTGCGGAAGTGGCGCGTCAGAAGGGGCTGGAACCGCTTGCCACACTGCTGATGCTGCAACGCGAAAGCAACCTCTCTGCAAGAGCCGAGGCTTTTGTGAAGGGCGAGGTGAAGGATGCGGAAGATGCCCTGAAAGGGGCGCGAGACATCATTGCCGAGCAGGTGAACGAGGACGAACGTGCCCGTAACCAAGTGCGTAACCAGTTTGCCCGTCAAGGGGTTATCACCGCAAAAGTGGTGAAGGGAAAGGAAGAGGAAGCCGCCAAATACAAGGATTATTTCGACTTCTCGGAACCGTTGAAACGCTGCACCTCGCATCGTTTGCTCGCCATTCGCCGGGCAGAGGCGGAAGGGTTACTCAAGGTGAGCATCTCGCCCGAGGACGAGGAGTGCATCGACCGGTTGGAACGCATGTTTGTACGCAGCAACAATGCTTGCGGCGAGCAGGTGGCTGAGGCGGTGAAGGACGGCTACAAACGCCTGCTGAAGCCTTCCATCGAAACGGAATTCTCGGCTGCATCGAAAGAGACGGCCGACGCGGAGGCCATCCGCGTTTTTGCGGAAAATCTGCGTCAGCTGCTGCTGGCTGCGCCTCTGGGACAGAGAAGAGTGCTGGGCGTTGACCCGGGATACCGCACCGGCTGCAAACTGGTGTGTCTGGATGCGCAGGGAAACCTGGTGCACAACGAAACCATCTACCCCCACCCGCCTCAGAACGAGCGGTCTATGGCTGCCAAGAAAGTGGTCAAACTGGTGGAGGCATACGATATTCAGGCCATCGCCATAGGCAACGGCACCGCCAGCCGCGAAACGGAAACATTTATCACTTCTCTGCGGTTCGACCGCGAAGTGCAGGTGTTTGTGGTCAGCGAAAACGGGGCATCCATCTACTCGGCATCGAAAACAGCCAGAGATGAGTTCCCGGAGTACGACGTAACCGTGCGGGGCGCCGTCTCCATAGGCCGCAGACTGATGGACCCGCTGGCAGAACTGGTCAAGATAGACCCGAAATCGATTGGCGTGGGACAGTATCAGCACGATGTGGACCAGACGAAACTGAAGAAATCGCTGGACCAGACCGTAGAAAACTGCGTGAATCAGGTGGGTGTAAACCTGAATACGGCCAGTACGCACCTGCTGACCTACATCTCCGGGCTAGGTCCGCAACTGGCTCAGAACATCGTGAGTTACCGTGCTGAGAATGGAGCGTTCACCTCGCGCAAGCAACTGATGAAGGTTCCGCGAATGGGCGCCAAAGCGTTTGAACAATGCGCCGGATTCCTCCGCATACCGCAAGCGGAAAACCCGCTCGACAACTCGGCCGTTCATCCGGAAAGCTACCACATTGTGCAGCAGATGGCAAAGGACCTGAAATGCACCGTCGAGGAGCTGATTAACAGCAAGGAACTGCGGGCGCAAATCAAGCCGGAAAGGTATGTAACCGATACGGTTGGGATGCCCACACTGAACGACATCATGCAGGAATTGGAAAAACCGGGAAGAGACCCTCGGCAAACCATTCAGGTGTTTGAGTTCGACAAGAACGTACGCACCATCAACGACTTGCGCGAAGGGATGGTACTGCCCGGCATCGTGACCAACATCACCAACTTCGGTTGCTTTGTCGATGTGGGCATCAAGGAGAACGGACTGGTGCACATCTCTCAGCTGGCCGACAGATTTGTGAGCGACCCCAACCAGGTGGTATCCATCCATCAGTACGTCATGGTGCGCGTTGAAAGCGTTGACGTGGCGCGTAAACGGGTGCAGCTCAGCATGAAAGGAATTGAACAGAAATTAAATTAA
- a CDS encoding leucine-rich repeat protein: MKLKQLGILMFLCLSISFATAQTVSKTLFVAKAGTLKEQLTEKEAKSVTHLTITGKLNAKDFKLMRDSLVKLETLDISNASITLYMGREGTYPEKYYVYPMSCIPAYAFCNAEKGTIRGKKSLKKIMLPTSTINIEDCAFKDCSNLTLMMINRKTAPNLLPEALNDSLTAVFIPVGCRDAYKHKKGWEKFAILEGTPETLTISLTKAGELGNEIMKAGHQPSELNYLTIKGSINEDDFKVIRDFMPNLVSLDLSATTATEIPNFTFTQKKYLMSVNLPQKLQVIGERAFSGCIHLSGELLIPRTVTAIKEGAFIDCDMLSKVIVQGDKLSVLGKDLFRETSKQKIEFRK, encoded by the coding sequence ATGAAACTGAAACAGTTAGGAATACTGATGTTTTTATGCCTTAGCATCTCTTTTGCAACGGCGCAGACAGTAAGTAAAACACTTTTCGTCGCGAAAGCGGGAACACTGAAAGAACAACTAACCGAAAAAGAGGCAAAGAGCGTGACTCACCTCACGATTACCGGAAAGCTGAACGCAAAGGATTTTAAGCTGATGCGCGACAGTCTGGTGAAGTTGGAGACGCTCGACATCTCCAACGCCTCCATCACCCTCTACATGGGCAGGGAAGGCACTTATCCGGAGAAATACTACGTATACCCCATGAGTTGCATCCCGGCATATGCTTTCTGCAACGCCGAAAAAGGAACAATCCGTGGAAAGAAGAGCCTGAAGAAAATTATGCTGCCCACATCGACAATCAACATTGAAGATTGCGCATTCAAAGATTGCAGCAACCTCACCCTGATGATGATAAACAGAAAGACAGCCCCCAACCTGCTGCCCGAAGCGCTTAACGACAGTCTGACAGCCGTATTCATTCCGGTGGGATGCCGCGATGCCTACAAGCATAAGAAGGGTTGGGAGAAGTTTGCCATCCTGGAAGGCACCCCCGAAACACTGACCATCAGCCTGACGAAAGCGGGCGAGCTGGGCAACGAAATAATGAAGGCGGGACATCAGCCCAGCGAGTTGAACTACCTCACCATCAAAGGCAGCATCAACGAGGACGACTTCAAGGTAATACGCGACTTCATGCCGAACCTTGTGTCGCTCGACCTCTCGGCCACCACAGCCACCGAGATTCCGAACTTCACCTTTACCCAGAAGAAGTACCTGATGTCCGTCAACCTACCTCAGAAGCTCCAGGTGATAGGCGAACGCGCTTTTAGCGGATGCATCCACCTCTCGGGCGAACTGCTTATTCCGCGTACGGTAACCGCCATTAAAGAAGGCGCCTTCATTGATTGCGACATGCTCTCGAAAGTTATTGTACAAGGCGATAAACTCTCCGTACTGGGCAAGGACCTGTTCCGCGAAACCAGCAAGCAGAAGATTGAGTTTAGGAAGTAA
- the feoB gene encoding ferrous iron transport protein B, translating to MENNKNRQLSGLQNSEVGVIINVKGRGAFRKRITEMGFVKGKPVKVIKNAPLQDPIEYEIMGYNVSLRRSEAALIEVTSVDNAQQMDKMPFEGTFADDIQKTTERREGRLINVALVGNPNCGKTSLFNHASGSHEKVGNYGGVTVDAKEARVKQNGYELKIVDLPGTYSITEYTPEELYVRSHIIDSKPDVVINVIDASNLERNLFLTTQLIDMKIKVVIALNMYDELENKGIKLNYQALGRLMGIPIVPTVAVKGTGITQLIDKVIEVHEGADDTARSVNINYGNAIERSILKIQTQIRKNSEMKNDGSARYLAIKLLENDKTTLQQLKVFPNFNVIAETADIEIRELEKEYRENSETIITDAKYGFIAGALGETMVEGNVDRRKRSRELDNLLTHKVFGFPVFLFFMWLMFQTTFTLGSIPMDWIDAGVGYIGGLVSSLMPDGALKDLLVDGIIAGVGGVVVFLPNILILFFFISLMEDTGYMARVSFIMDKLMHKIGLHGKSFIPLLMGFGCNVPAIMATRTLENRKDRLLTMLITPFMSCSARLPVYVLLISAFFPKNQGLVLFSVYIIGIVIAVLVALVFKNTIFSKQDVPFVIELPPYRIPTLKNTSIHMWHKGSQYLRKMGSVILLASIFIWALSYYPREVKYSANYDAQIESIHANRVLPDSVKQSQIAGLELLKVSEHQEQSYIGQLGHFIEPVIRPLGFDWKIGVSIITGLAAKEIVVGSMGILYHADLKADENSGSLIEKLQQQEYTSGPLIGQKVFTPVVAFAFMLFVLIYFPCVAVIAAIKKESDWKWALFTIVYTTGIAWVVAFLSYQIGSVIA from the coding sequence ATGGAAAATAATAAAAACAGGCAGTTATCGGGATTACAGAATAGTGAGGTGGGGGTAATTATAAATGTAAAGGGACGTGGAGCCTTTCGCAAACGAATCACTGAAATGGGTTTCGTTAAAGGTAAACCCGTAAAAGTGATAAAGAATGCCCCTCTTCAGGATCCAATAGAATACGAGATCATGGGGTATAATGTTTCCTTGAGGCGCAGTGAAGCGGCATTGATAGAAGTGACCTCCGTTGACAATGCACAGCAAATGGATAAAATGCCTTTTGAAGGTACATTTGCAGATGATATTCAAAAAACGACCGAACGCCGGGAAGGCAGGCTTATAAATGTGGCGTTGGTTGGAAATCCGAATTGTGGTAAAACAAGCTTGTTTAATCATGCTTCCGGATCGCACGAAAAGGTTGGAAACTACGGTGGTGTAACGGTAGATGCTAAAGAGGCCCGGGTAAAACAGAATGGATACGAACTGAAGATTGTTGATCTTCCGGGAACTTATTCGATAACTGAATATACTCCCGAAGAGTTGTATGTTCGTTCTCACATTATTGACAGCAAACCGGATGTTGTGATTAATGTAATCGATGCGTCGAACCTGGAACGTAACTTGTTTCTGACCACCCAACTTATCGATATGAAAATTAAGGTGGTGATTGCCTTAAATATGTACGATGAGCTGGAGAATAAAGGGATAAAACTAAATTATCAGGCATTGGGCCGACTGATGGGAATTCCGATTGTTCCAACTGTTGCCGTAAAAGGTACCGGAATAACCCAACTGATAGATAAGGTAATTGAGGTGCATGAGGGGGCTGACGATACGGCAAGGAGTGTGAATATAAATTACGGGAATGCCATTGAGCGTTCCATTCTGAAAATTCAGACTCAAATCCGCAAAAACAGTGAGATGAAGAATGATGGTTCTGCCCGCTATTTAGCGATTAAGCTACTCGAAAATGACAAAACAACTCTGCAGCAGCTGAAAGTGTTTCCTAACTTTAATGTTATTGCTGAAACAGCGGATATTGAAATTCGAGAGTTGGAAAAGGAGTACAGGGAAAATTCGGAAACGATAATAACTGACGCAAAATATGGCTTCATTGCCGGCGCTCTTGGTGAAACAATGGTTGAGGGTAATGTTGATAGGAGAAAAAGAAGCAGAGAGTTGGATAACCTGTTAACGCATAAGGTGTTCGGGTTTCCGGTATTTTTATTCTTTATGTGGTTGATGTTTCAGACAACCTTTACTTTAGGCAGCATTCCGATGGATTGGATAGATGCCGGAGTAGGGTATATTGGTGGACTGGTGAGCAGTCTGATGCCCGATGGAGCTTTAAAGGATTTATTGGTTGATGGTATTATTGCCGGAGTTGGTGGGGTAGTCGTTTTTCTTCCCAATATCCTGATATTGTTTTTCTTTATTTCATTAATGGAAGATACCGGATATATGGCAAGAGTCTCCTTTATTATGGATAAGCTGATGCATAAAATTGGATTGCATGGAAAGTCATTTATTCCTTTATTGATGGGATTTGGATGCAATGTGCCGGCTATCATGGCCACACGTACGCTGGAGAACCGTAAGGACAGATTACTTACCATGCTCATTACTCCCTTTATGTCTTGCAGCGCCAGGCTACCGGTGTATGTGCTGCTGATATCAGCCTTTTTCCCTAAAAACCAGGGATTGGTACTCTTCTCGGTTTACATCATCGGAATTGTCATAGCCGTACTGGTTGCTTTAGTGTTTAAGAATACCATCTTTTCTAAACAGGATGTGCCTTTTGTTATTGAGCTGCCGCCCTACAGGATTCCGACTCTTAAAAATACATCCATTCACATGTGGCATAAAGGATCGCAGTATTTGCGCAAGATGGGAAGTGTGATTCTTCTTGCTTCGATATTTATCTGGGCACTGAGTTATTATCCGCGAGAAGTGAAATATTCGGCCAATTACGATGCGCAGATAGAATCAATCCATGCAAACAGGGTTTTACCCGATTCGGTAAAACAGTCACAAATTGCCGGTTTGGAACTGCTGAAAGTTTCAGAACATCAGGAGCAATCGTATATTGGACAGTTAGGGCATTTTATTGAACCTGTAATCAGGCCCCTGGGCTTCGACTGGAAAATAGGGGTTAGCATCATTACCGGACTTGCGGCTAAAGAGATTGTTGTAGGTTCTATGGGCATTCTTTATCATGCTGATCTGAAAGCGGATGAAAACTCTGGTAGCCTGATTGAAAAGCTGCAGCAGCAGGAGTACACAAGCGGTCCATTGATTGGTCAGAAAGTCTTTACTCCGGTGGTTGCTTTTGCCTTTATGCTTTTTGTGCTAATCTATTTTCCTTGTGTGGCTGTTATTGCGGCGATAAAAAAAGAGTCGGATTGGAAGTGGGCCTTGTTTACCATTGTGTACACAACGGGAATAGCATGGGTTGTTGCTTTCTTAAGTTATCAGATTGGAAGTGTAATTGCTTAA
- a CDS encoding nucleotidyltransferase domain-containing protein, with the protein MKYGLTDAEIDKICQVFSQYEKVEKVILYGSSAKGTYKPFSDVDITLVGENLTRNDLNAVVLALDDLLLSYEFDVSILSQLKNDHLMEHIQRVGITIYEKGG; encoded by the coding sequence ATGAAATACGGACTAACAGATGCTGAAATAGATAAAATTTGCCAGGTGTTTTCCCAATATGAAAAAGTGGAAAAGGTAATACTTTACGGTTCAAGCGCCAAAGGTACATACAAACCATTTTCGGATGTGGATATCACACTTGTTGGCGAGAACCTTACCCGAAACGATTTAAATGCTGTTGTCCTTGCCCTTGACGATTTGTTATTGTCTTATGAGTTTGATGTTTCCATATTATCACAACTGAAAAATGATCATTTAATGGAGCATATACAGCGAGTTGGAATAACTATATATGAAAAAGGAGGCTAA
- a CDS encoding FeoB-associated Cys-rich membrane protein: MVQNILALSVVFAALGYLLYSLLRKPAQGNQSKCGSCSGCSGCELRNSIKNKSGGKALKCH; encoded by the coding sequence ATGGTGCAAAATATTCTAGCTTTATCAGTTGTTTTTGCTGCTTTGGGTTATCTGCTTTATTCTCTTCTCAGAAAGCCGGCACAGGGTAATCAATCAAAATGTGGAAGCTGTTCGGGTTGCTCCGGATGCGAACTAAGGAATTCAATAAAGAATAAAAGTGGCGGAAAGGCGTTGAAGTGTCACTGA
- a CDS encoding bifunctional metallophosphatase/5'-nucleotidase, with amino-acid sequence MKRISISFCFFLLLTGTLFAQPKEVTIKLIHTSDIHGQIFSYDYIKNCSFDGGLSRVSSYVNEQRRKYPNRVLLLDGGDILQGKPSAYYYNYLDTISPHLCAQMFNYIGYNAIAIGNHEIETGHSVYERWVRLNNAPVLGANVLREDGSCYLKPYEVFEIEGVKIAVLGLLTPSIPVWVPEKKWKGLRFEDMEASARKWMNIIREKEDPDIVVGLFHSGVIYSKLEGMYNENASAEVARNVPGFDVVLAGHDHTTCLKKVLNAAGDSVLVINPGYGAFQVSDVLFDIKLNNGKVVAKSVEGNLQRMKEVERDSAFLRHFDSQIEDVKKFIFRPIGKFSKSVSVRDAYFGPSAYIDIVHSIQLQETGAEVSFTAPLSFDAQVDKGMIRVYDLFNLYQFENQLYTIDLTGTEIRNYLEFSYNLWINEMKSPDDHLLLLKKDDYTGKYIFQDYPYRFDSAAGIIYTVDVSKPFGSRVVIEKMANGKPFDLKRHYKVAINSYRACGGGGHLTSGAGIEKDSLNKRILATSPMDLRYYLMEWIVKKGNINPKTLNQWRFIPENWVKEAAKRDKKLLFETIDN; translated from the coding sequence ATGAAACGTATCTCTATCTCCTTTTGCTTTTTTCTTCTGCTGACAGGAACGCTTTTTGCACAACCCAAAGAGGTAACTATTAAACTTATTCATACTTCCGATATTCACGGACAGATATTTTCTTACGACTATATCAAAAATTGTTCTTTTGACGGAGGATTGTCCAGAGTGAGCTCTTACGTTAACGAGCAACGCAGGAAATACCCCAATAGGGTGCTCTTGCTGGATGGAGGAGATATACTGCAAGGAAAACCTTCTGCTTATTATTACAATTACCTGGATACGATATCGCCTCATTTATGTGCCCAAATGTTTAACTATATCGGCTATAACGCCATTGCCATAGGGAATCACGAAATAGAAACCGGACATTCGGTTTATGAAAGGTGGGTTCGACTGAACAATGCTCCGGTGCTTGGAGCAAACGTGTTGCGGGAAGATGGCAGCTGTTACCTGAAACCTTATGAGGTGTTTGAAATAGAAGGGGTTAAAATTGCTGTTCTGGGACTGCTCACGCCTTCGATACCTGTTTGGGTTCCTGAAAAAAAATGGAAAGGTTTACGCTTTGAAGATATGGAGGCATCAGCTAGAAAATGGATGAATATTATCCGTGAAAAAGAGGATCCCGATATTGTTGTGGGGCTATTCCATTCGGGAGTGATTTATAGTAAGCTGGAAGGCATGTATAACGAAAATGCTTCTGCGGAAGTTGCACGGAATGTTCCCGGATTTGATGTTGTACTGGCTGGTCATGATCACACAACATGCTTAAAAAAAGTGTTGAATGCAGCCGGCGATTCGGTGTTGGTAATTAATCCCGGGTATGGAGCTTTTCAGGTCTCGGATGTTTTATTCGATATAAAACTGAATAACGGCAAGGTTGTGGCAAAATCCGTAGAAGGAAATCTGCAGAGAATGAAAGAGGTAGAGAGAGATTCTGCTTTCCTACGTCATTTTGACTCACAGATAGAAGATGTGAAGAAATTTATTTTCCGTCCAATTGGTAAGTTCAGCAAATCGGTGTCCGTTCGTGATGCTTATTTTGGCCCCTCGGCATATATCGATATAGTTCACTCCATTCAGTTGCAGGAAACAGGCGCCGAGGTGTCGTTTACTGCTCCGTTATCATTCGATGCCCAGGTAGATAAGGGGATGATAAGGGTGTATGATCTGTTCAATCTGTATCAGTTCGAAAATCAGCTTTACACCATAGATCTCACGGGAACCGAGATAAGAAATTACCTGGAATTCTCGTATAATTTATGGATTAATGAGATGAAAAGTCCCGACGATCATCTGTTGTTGCTTAAAAAAGATGATTATACCGGGAAATACATATTTCAGGATTACCCTTACCGGTTCGATTCGGCTGCAGGGATCATATATACGGTAGATGTGTCGAAACCTTTCGGAAGCAGAGTAGTGATTGAGAAGATGGCAAACGGGAAGCCTTTCGACCTGAAGCGGCACTATAAGGTTGCAATAAACTCTTATCGGGCATGCGGAGGAGGAGGACATCTGACAAGCGGGGCCGGTATAGAGAAAGATTCGTTGAATAAACGTATTCTGGCCACTTCACCGATGGATCTGCGCTACTATCTGATGGAATGGATTGTTAAAAAAGGGAATATAAATCCAAAGACTCTTAACCAATGGAGGTTTATTCCGGAAAATTGGGTGAAAGAGGCAGCGAAAAGAGATAAGAAATTATTATTTGAAACAATTGATAACTAA